The Moorena producens PAL-8-15-08-1 genomic interval AACAATGTTTCTTCCTGAATATCTCCTAAAGCATGAGCCACTGCGATCGCTTTTTCATAAAAAGCCCGAGCTTCTAACCAATTACCAGTGTCTTGGTATAACTGGGCAAACAACTTTAGAGCAACAAGCTCTTCACGGCGATTGTTTTGTTCTTGTGCCAAAGCCAGATATTCCTTTAGTGCTTTCACCGCTTGCCGATTCTTACCTGTAGCAATATGGGTTAACGCTATACCCTTAATAGCACGAATCTGATTGAAAACATTGTCAACTTTTTCAGCCAGTATCTGGGCAATGCGGTAAGAATACAAAGCATCTTTTTCCTGTCTAGCGGCGAGATACGCATCTCCCAAATTATTCCGGATATTCGTCTCACCTAACTTATCCCGAGAGCGACGCCGTAAAACTAGAGCAGCTTCATACCACTTAATCGCCTCGGGATAGTTTCCCCCTTGAGCTGCCACTAAGCCTAGATTATTCAGACTCAACCCTTCACCGTCATCATCCTTAATCGTACGGGAAATGGTCAGTGCTT includes:
- a CDS encoding tetratricopeptide repeat protein, producing the protein MANRSRLVTSLCGIIALAFTPLVMLPCPMAWGQTRSIDQQLAIPLDNLRDRKARNRADFFLEQSELAKQSGNLNDAIAYLSQAGEIYQQIGDFEGLGKTYNSLGQTYAKLGRYQDAERALRRGLGAARSQQSFQPQIYSINNIGILLLQTRNLKAAQEAFTEALTISRTIKDDDGEGLSLNNLGLVAAQGGNYPEAIKWYEAALVLRRRSRDKLGETNIRNNLGDAYLAARQEKDALYSYRIAQILAEKVDNVFNQIRAIKGIALTHIATGKNRQAVKALKEYLALAQEQNNRREELVALKLFAQLYQDTGNWLEARAFYEKAIAVAHALGDIQEETLLISDLAQIIYVTP